The Macadamia integrifolia cultivar HAES 741 chromosome 3, SCU_Mint_v3, whole genome shotgun sequence genome segment TGAAACAGAGTGATATAATCTCCAAAGACTCATAGatttcgagagagagagagagagagagagagagagagagtgagtgagtgagtgagtgtgtgtttGGAAGAGGGAGATAGAGAGAAGATGGAGCAACAACATCAACAGGAGCAGAACGAGCAAGACCAGGAGCATGACGTGTATGGTGGAGAAATACCTGATGAAGGAGAGATGGAAGCCGATGTCGAAATGTCTGGTGCCGAGAACGAAGAGGATCCTAATTCCAAGGAGGTCTCTTTTtaactttctctctttctctgcatCGCAATTAGCAGCTCTGATTTCTTCTTTAGTTTCTATCTCCGATGCTTGCCCTAGTTTCTCACTTTCTGGTGAGAACTAACTTTTGTTCTTGCAGAACCttgaggaaatgaagaaaaggCTTAAGGAGATCGAAGAAGAAGCAGGTGCTCTTCGTGAGATGCAGGCCAAAGTCGAGAAGGAGATGGGCGCTGTTCAAGGTACCCTCCATAGCTCTTTTTATCTGTCTGTACTGTATGTGTGATTGCGTTTATTTTTGTGTTAAAATTTTGTTTATACAGTCTCGTGTTTactctttattttaattaatgctTTTTTTTGTGAGTAGCAAAGTATCCAATTTCCTGCTCAAGTTATTTTGGCTTGAACTTGACAGAAGAGCGCTGACCGCATATCAAAGCCTGTTTCTAATTCCCGAACGAGTTTATTAATTTATGATGCTCCTCTTGAAGGAATATTAGATGCGCACTAAGTTGCAGCATGATGCTAATAAACATAAAGGGCCCAGTACCCAATGCTAGTCCTGCCTATACAGTTCTTGGGAATTGTGAGTTTGTATACCAAATGGAGGTGTGAGTTTGGTGTTGGTCCTTGTGCAAAGTGGCTGCCCTCAAGACTGAGTGTTAGAAAATAAGTACTCGATGTTGAGAGTTACAAGACACACAATATTTAGATGTATTCCTAGGTTGCAGAAGATGAATTGTTGAAGCAGACCTGCATTGATGTTGAAGGCAATGAACCAAAATAGGTTGAGTCGTGTTAGAAGaatatactctccttaaggtttGAAACGCCCCCTACAAAGGTACAATTGGGGTGACTTGTGTTTTACCTTTAAGATAGAACAACCATTGATCATAGTTGGACCGTGCACAGATGTTGATCCTTTGGGAGAGACAGGCTAGGCTCACTAAGTATGGTTTGATGCATTCGGACAAATATAGGAACTTAATAGAGCAGAAAAACCACATTAGAGAGAAGGATTTCTCAGAACACAgtaacacacacacaaagagagagagagagagagagagagagagagagagagaatcttgtATATACATAAGCATGGGTGCTACCTATACATGTATAGAGGTGTCTGTCCATGTATAGATGCTTATACGTATGGGTACAAAAATATGTACATTATGAATGGTGTCCTTTCACATATGGgtgaatatatatacatatatacatatatacatatttaaatttaatattCAAAACTAAAAAGGTTGCAAAAAGATAAGTACCTCTTGACCTAGACCCACACCCATCCCCGTCCCTGGCCATCGCCTGGAAACTCCCACACATATGAGAAGTGGTAGAGTTCCTCTCCAAAGGGCACCCTTAAGTAAcaagactatatatatatacacatatatatatatatatatatgctttcAATTCTAATCCTCTCAAACCAATGTGGGACCAAACATTTTGGCTTTTTAGCACAAGACTTTGGCTTTTGCTCAAGAGGTTTTGAATTTCCATTGAAAACTTGTTTCTAATACATTTTGAGCtcttaactcaaaatcaaaggttaaAAGATAAAAACTGAAAGTAAGCAAAGGAGATTTGTTTCTTTTGAAGGTAACAAAGGGGTATATACTCACCCACATATGAAAGGAGACcataacatatatatttctGTACTCATACGTATAGGTATCTATCGGTGGACAGACACCTCTATACGTGTACAGGTAACACCCATATGGATGTATATATAGGGTACTGTCATTGACTAGTGGAATGATATgattctgtgtgtgtgtgtgtgtgtgtgtgttctgAGTAACCCTTTAAAAGTAAGTTTAAAGGTAACAAAGtccctttgttttctttcaccttttaccttttacctttgattttgagttaagaGTCCAAAATGTTTTAGAGGGAAGTTTTGAATGGAAATTcaaaacatattgagcaaaagcCAAAGTCTTGTGCTAAAAAGCCAATATGTTTAGTCTCACATTGATTTGagaggagtatatatatatatatatatatagtctttTTACTTAAAGGTGCAAGCCTTTGGAGAGGaactgatgcagattcttcaccaaactaggcttgttttattaggaataagcctagggttgggttgtatatgtgttgggccttcagtccatgtggtttggagtgtattggacCACTTTTTtaggtctaaaagaggggctctaagattgagtatgggattactagt includes the following:
- the LOC122074696 gene encoding polyadenylate-binding protein 2-like, producing the protein MEQQHQQEQNEQDQEHDVYGGEIPDEGEMEADVEMSGAENEEDPNSKENLEEMKKRLKEIEEEAGALREMQAKVEKEMGAVQGTLHSSFYLSVLYV